In Aegilops tauschii subsp. strangulata cultivar AL8/78 chromosome 3, Aet v6.0, whole genome shotgun sequence, one genomic interval encodes:
- the LOC109776892 gene encoding uncharacterized protein, which yields MAQAIEAQREGAEVYHGAALCAEKAVELLAETNMPLGLLPLADIQEVGYNRATGFVWLRQKKALTHTFKQIGRQVSYATEVTAFVEDRKMKRMTGVKSKELLIWITLCDMYIEKDDPSKITFKTPTGLGRTFPVSAFEKQDDGKAKAAAADGKEAVVAK from the coding sequence ATGGCACAGGCGATCGAGGCTCAGAGGGAGGGCGCAGAGGTGTACCACGGCGCGGCGCTGTGCGCGGAGAAGGCGGTGGAGCTGCTGGCCGAGACCAACATGCCGCTGGGCCTGCTGCCGCTGGCGGACATCCAGGAGGTGGGCTACAACCGCGCCACCGGCTTCGTGTGGCTGCGCCAGAAGAAGGCGCTCACGCACACCTTCAAGCAGATCGGGCGGCAGGTCTCGTACGCCACCGAGGTGACGGCCTTCGTCGAGGACCGCAAGATGAAGCGCATGACCGGGGTCAAGAGCAAGGAGCTCCTCATCTGGATCACCCTCTGCGACATGTACATCGAGAAGGACGATCCCTCCAAGATCACCTTCAAGACGCCCACCGGGCTGGGGAGGACCTTCCCCGTCTCCGCCTTCGAGAAGCAGGACGACGGCAAGGCCAAGGCCGCAGCTGCCGACGGCAAGGAGGCCGTCGTGGCCAAGTAG